The Eikenella corrodens genome segment AAAGCCAAGAAAATCCTCATCGGTGGCGCCATGGCCCTCGCCCTTTTAGGCTGGCGCGGCTACGATGCCGTTAAAACCGTGAAATTGAAAGAGTTTGTCGAGCACTACAATGTGTTCATCAACAACGAAAACCGCTTCCTCACCCATCTCAATGAGCGTACCGATTTCGGTAGTGTGCCCGAAGCCGTGATGATGCCGGTGCGGCATAGTGCCGGTTTTATGGCCAATTCCGACCGAGGCGGCTGCCACTCGATTCCCGATGATGCCCTGCTGGCCGA includes the following:
- a CDS encoding SH2 domain-containing protein produces the protein MSPKAKKILIGGAMALALLGWRGYDAVKTVKLKEFVEHYNVFINNENRFLTHLNERTDFGSVPEAVMMPVRHSAGFMANSDRGGCHSIPDDALLAECTSAFSEYHSVLQEVEKQGLDEARLKQVIERGARTHSIITQVAAKFPSRVQVQSN